The following proteins are co-located in the Desulfovibrio inopinatus DSM 10711 genome:
- a CDS encoding rhodanese-like domain-containing protein, whose protein sequence is MPRPFLLLIAIAIVLLFWDGLWRTLGVPSIRPKELMPRLLGKDGIPPLLVDIRTRIEYGWFHIPGALHKPDLLFDADKADLPRDRDIVVICMTGHRSPIVAKKLQSLGFTKVSHLKWGMLNWLRARGPVVKGQDVEG, encoded by the coding sequence ATGCCGCGACCATTCTTACTTCTTATTGCGATTGCGATTGTATTGCTCTTTTGGGATGGATTGTGGCGCACTTTGGGAGTGCCGTCGATTCGTCCAAAGGAATTGATGCCGCGGCTCCTCGGGAAAGATGGAATACCTCCCTTGCTTGTCGATATTCGCACACGGATAGAATATGGCTGGTTTCACATTCCGGGGGCACTGCATAAGCCCGATCTGTTGTTCGATGCCGATAAAGCCGACTTGCCCAGAGACCGTGATATTGTCGTCATTTGCATGACCGGGCACCGATCCCCCATTGTAGCCAAAAAATTGCAAAGCCTCGGTTTTACCAAAGTCTCACACCTGAAATGGGGAATGCTCAATTGGTTGCGTGCACGGGGGCCTGTTGTGAAAGGACAAGACGTGGAAGGTTAA